One segment of Thermococcus sp. AM4 DNA contains the following:
- a CDS encoding nucleotidyltransferase domain-containing protein produces MRRLKNPEKIPYWEEIQRYVQDVVRAINPKLILLYGSISRGTFGIGSDVDLLIIADNLPKNPNERLKLLYSLDRTKAPLDPKAYTPSEALKMLRKGHPLLMDALEDGIILYADEDYFRELVKAFQLAKRRYQRFERGWIRMEG; encoded by the coding sequence ATGAGAAGATTGAAAAATCCTGAGAAAATACCATACTGGGAGGAAATTCAGCGATACGTCCAGGACGTTGTTAGGGCCATTAATCCAAAGTTAATTCTCCTGTACGGCTCAATATCCAGGGGAACCTTTGGAATTGGAAGCGACGTTGACCTGCTCATAATCGCGGATAATCTGCCCAAAAACCCAAACGAACGACTCAAACTGCTCTATTCCCTTGACAGGACAAAAGCACCACTCGACCCCAAAGCTTACACTCCCTCTGAGGCTTTAAAAATGCTCAGAAAAGGACACCCCCTCCTCATGGATGCACTGGAAGACGGGATAATCCTTTACGCAGACGAGGACTACTTCCGGGAACTCGTGAAGGCATTTCAGCTGGCGAAGAGAAGATACCAGCGCTTTGAGAGAGGTTGGATTAGGATGGAGGGCTGA
- a CDS encoding DEAD/DEAH box helicase, whose product MSYLRRDLIEPRVYQEVIYARCKERNCLVVLPTGLGKTLIAMLIADYRLSKYGGKVLFLAPTKPLAMQHAESFRKLFNLPPEKINVLTGELSPDKRAELWRKSVVITATPQTIENDLLTGRISLEDVVLLVVDEAHRAVGNYAYVFIAKEYLKTAKHPLVLGLTASPGSDEEKIREIVGNLGIERIEIRTENSPDVKPYVQRIAFDWVKVELPGIYKDVRKILREMLKDSLKPLADAGLVSSSSPDISKREVLQAGSKINQAMAKGDYSIGYLKKHQAKAMKLHHAIELLETQGLTALRSYLKKLREDRSKSGRELMEDPRMRKVTYLLVQAKELGLDHPKMEKLKELIRKQLQKKPDSKIIVFTNYRDTGKKIVEELQEMGISAERFIGQASRGRDRGMSQREQKEVLDRFSRGEFNVLVATSVGEEGLDVPEVDLVVFYEPVPSAIRSIQRRGRTGRHRPGKVVILMAKGTRDEAYYWSSRRKEKGMFEAIRKVARELESLERESKGRERVEVGKGKITSLDAFLKVGRSKKAGSEKEKEPEKKAESKAPQVQDEKKEKSKSGEIPVKPIFVRKPKGIVVYVDSRELRSGVPKILKELGAEIEVKTLDVADYVVSEEVGIERKSANDFIQSIIDGRLFDQVERLKRAYEKPVIIIEGELYGIRNVHPNAIRGAIASVTVDWGVPVLFSSGKEETASFIYLLAKREQEERKKEVRLRGEKKALTLAERQRLIVEGLPNVSSTLAKRLLKHFGNVERVFTATEEELKEVEGIGPKKAREIRKVITAPYVEDEG is encoded by the coding sequence ATGTCCTATCTCAGAAGGGATTTAATCGAGCCCCGCGTTTACCAGGAGGTCATCTACGCCCGCTGTAAGGAGCGGAACTGCCTCGTCGTCCTGCCAACTGGCTTAGGAAAGACGCTCATAGCGATGCTCATAGCGGATTACAGGCTCTCGAAGTACGGGGGAAAGGTTCTCTTCTTAGCTCCAACCAAACCGCTGGCTATGCAACACGCCGAGAGCTTTAGAAAACTCTTCAACCTTCCGCCCGAGAAGATTAACGTCCTCACGGGTGAGCTTTCCCCGGATAAGCGCGCTGAACTCTGGAGGAAGAGCGTCGTCATTACCGCAACGCCCCAAACAATTGAAAACGACCTCCTAACGGGCAGGATTTCGCTTGAGGACGTCGTCCTGCTCGTCGTCGATGAGGCTCACAGGGCCGTTGGCAACTACGCCTACGTCTTCATAGCGAAGGAGTACCTTAAGACCGCCAAACATCCCCTCGTCCTCGGATTAACTGCATCGCCGGGGAGTGACGAGGAAAAGATTCGCGAGATAGTTGGGAACCTTGGGATAGAGCGCATAGAAATCAGAACCGAGAACTCGCCGGACGTCAAGCCCTACGTCCAGAGGATAGCCTTTGACTGGGTGAAAGTTGAGCTGCCGGGAATCTACAAAGATGTAAGAAAAATCCTGCGCGAGATGCTCAAGGATTCCCTAAAGCCCCTCGCAGATGCCGGGCTCGTGAGCTCCTCTTCACCGGACATCTCGAAGAGGGAGGTCCTTCAGGCGGGCTCGAAGATAAACCAGGCGATGGCCAAGGGCGACTACTCCATCGGCTACCTCAAGAAGCACCAGGCCAAGGCCATGAAGCTCCACCACGCGATTGAACTTTTGGAGACGCAGGGGCTAACGGCCCTCAGGAGCTACCTCAAGAAGCTCCGCGAGGACCGCTCAAAGTCTGGGAGAGAGCTCATGGAAGACCCGCGTATGAGGAAGGTCACTTACCTCCTCGTTCAGGCGAAAGAACTTGGCCTCGACCACCCGAAGATGGAGAAGCTGAAGGAGCTTATCCGGAAACAGCTCCAGAAAAAGCCGGACTCGAAGATAATCGTTTTCACGAACTACCGCGACACTGGGAAGAAGATAGTCGAGGAGCTCCAGGAGATGGGCATCTCGGCAGAGCGCTTCATAGGGCAGGCGAGCAGGGGAAGAGATAGGGGGATGAGTCAGAGGGAGCAGAAGGAAGTCCTGGATAGGTTCTCGCGCGGTGAGTTCAACGTTTTAGTTGCCACGAGCGTCGGCGAGGAGGGGCTGGACGTTCCCGAGGTTGATTTGGTCGTCTTCTACGAGCCCGTGCCTTCAGCAATAAGGAGCATTCAGCGCCGTGGCAGGACCGGAAGGCACAGGCCCGGAAAGGTGGTAATCCTCATGGCCAAGGGGACGCGGGACGAGGCCTACTACTGGAGCTCCCGGAGGAAGGAGAAGGGCATGTTCGAGGCGATAAGGAAAGTCGCGAGGGAATTGGAGAGCCTTGAGAGGGAATCCAAAGGCCGGGAGAGGGTTGAGGTGGGGAAGGGTAAGATAACATCCCTTGACGCGTTTCTAAAGGTTGGCAGGAGCAAGAAGGCCGGGAGTGAGAAGGAGAAAGAACCGGAGAAAAAGGCCGAATCAAAAGCTCCGCAGGTTCAAGATGAGAAAAAAGAGAAAAGCAAGAGCGGGGAAATCCCGGTTAAGCCGATATTCGTGAGGAAGCCGAAGGGGATAGTCGTCTACGTTGACTCGCGCGAGCTGAGGAGCGGAGTGCCGAAGATTCTGAAGGAGCTCGGGGCAGAGATTGAAGTTAAAACCCTTGATGTGGCAGATTACGTCGTCAGCGAGGAGGTGGGAATAGAAAGGAAGAGTGCCAACGACTTCATACAGTCAATAATAGACGGCAGGCTCTTCGACCAGGTTGAGAGGCTCAAGAGGGCCTACGAGAAGCCCGTGATAATCATCGAGGGCGAGCTCTACGGCATCAGGAACGTCCATCCCAACGCGATTAGGGGAGCCATAGCCTCGGTAACCGTTGACTGGGGTGTTCCGGTGCTCTTCTCCTCGGGAAAGGAGGAAACGGCGAGCTTCATCTACCTCTTAGCTAAACGCGAGCAAGAGGAGCGGAAGAAGGAGGTAAGGCTGAGGGGCGAGAAGAAGGCCCTAACCTTAGCTGAGAGACAGCGCCTAATCGTTGAGGGCCTTCCAAACGTTTCCTCGACGCTGGCCAAGCGCCTGCTCAAACATTTTGGCAACGTCGAGCGGGTCTTCACGGCAACCGAGGAGGAGCTCAAGGAGGTCGAGGGGATAGGGCCAAAGAAGGCGAGGGAGATAAGAAAAGTTATAACCGCGCCCTACGTGGAGGACGAGGGGTGA
- a CDS encoding glycoside hydrolase family 5 protein encodes MKRLGLALVLLLLVLWGMHTRIIKNQTPTHTAAPAANQSLYFLGKEPIMAQQYEKLLGVGIDVDWMSFARVHRYYFYWRSKGVNIPEYFKKAGFSNVRIRVEADVVNNRTALIQLGEIVNDTLSAGLIPIITYTAPELRNDPTSEKAQEHFVLWWKTVAEYFRGTSYLLSYDLLIESSGPIKSYPDVLNKVYAQTIAEIRKIDPYRLVFVTPARVSSPFYLKYLNVTNDGYTLAEWHIYAGGPKHCTYNMTLIESAINASLAWSKKTGIPTWVGAWRPFWFSKKDKSVQCPIQADEDFGKVMASALWSAGIPYDINADTWFFNIENLTWYRDRLPVLRAVLHPSSST; translated from the coding sequence ATGAAGAGGCTCGGTCTCGCGCTCGTCCTGCTCCTCCTCGTGTTGTGGGGTATGCACACGAGAATCATCAAAAACCAGACCCCTACTCACACCGCTGCTCCTGCAGCCAATCAGTCCCTTTATTTCCTTGGAAAAGAGCCCATAATGGCTCAGCAGTACGAGAAGCTCCTCGGCGTTGGAATCGACGTTGATTGGATGAGCTTCGCGAGGGTTCACCGCTACTACTTCTACTGGCGCTCGAAAGGAGTTAACATACCGGAGTACTTCAAGAAAGCTGGCTTCTCCAACGTCCGGATAAGGGTGGAAGCTGACGTCGTGAACAACAGAACTGCTCTGATACAGCTCGGCGAGATAGTCAACGACACCCTCAGCGCTGGCCTTATTCCAATCATCACTTACACGGCACCGGAGCTGAGGAACGACCCGACGAGCGAGAAGGCCCAGGAGCACTTCGTCCTCTGGTGGAAGACCGTCGCCGAGTACTTTAGGGGGACCTCATACCTCCTCTCCTACGACCTCCTCATCGAGTCGAGCGGCCCGATAAAGAGCTATCCCGACGTTCTCAACAAGGTTTACGCCCAGACGATAGCCGAAATCAGAAAAATCGACCCCTACCGGCTCGTCTTCGTGACCCCGGCGCGAGTCTCAAGTCCCTTCTACCTCAAGTACCTCAACGTTACCAACGACGGCTACACCCTCGCCGAGTGGCACATATACGCGGGTGGCCCAAAGCACTGCACCTACAATATGACGCTCATAGAGAGCGCGATAAACGCTTCTCTTGCCTGGTCGAAAAAGACGGGAATTCCCACGTGGGTGGGTGCGTGGAGGCCATTCTGGTTTTCAAAGAAGGATAAAAGCGTTCAGTGCCCGATTCAGGCTGACGAGGATTTCGGAAAGGTCATGGCTTCGGCACTCTGGAGCGCCGGAATCCCCTACGACATCAACGCAGATACCTGGTTCTTCAACATTGAAAACCTCACGTGGTATCGGGACAGGCTCCCGGTTCTGAGGGCGGTTCTTCACCCCTCGTCCTCCACGTAG
- a CDS encoding type II toxin-antitoxin system RelE/ParE family toxin — MWKVLVSERFYKDLEKALKGLSEEETRNILQKLDELAEELHITPYPAHKFVFWRSLEGMKAVTKGFKKSWQIGCVWGS, encoded by the coding sequence ATGTGGAAAGTCCTCGTCTCTGAACGATTCTACAAAGACCTTGAAAAGGCCCTTAAGGGGCTGTCTGAGGAGGAAACACGCAATATTCTTCAAAAACTTGATGAGCTCGCTGAAGAGCTTCACATAACTCCGTATCCTGCCCATAAATTTGTCTTTTGGCGTTCTTTAGAAGGGATGAAAGCAGTTACAAAAGGATTTAAAAAGTCATGGCAGATTGGCTGCGTATGGGGCTCTTAA
- a CDS encoding cytochrome c biogenesis CcdA family protein yields the protein MSEKILHQREFRYLLLIILLSFGISAAVLSLLGMSYFIPQFLTLALTDSVNPCTFAVYTLFLIALSVKGVDKKRLYIVGLSFVVAVYISYYTLGLGLTLIAGRIPLRWAGYFAIAFGLYTILTGLAERSRTGDKRALRRKMFSAETTVIGALILGISVSTTLLPCSAGPYLVYAAVIARASTAMVFLLLALYNLIFILPLLTILFAMGSLRESKEFSRAMVRHSAELSVVAGLLLIAIGLWILGLFRL from the coding sequence ATGTCGGAGAAAATCCTGCACCAGAGGGAGTTCAGGTACCTGCTCCTGATAATTCTCCTGTCCTTCGGGATAAGCGCGGCCGTTCTCTCCCTGCTGGGCATGTCCTACTTCATACCGCAGTTCCTGACGCTGGCCCTGACGGACTCGGTGAACCCCTGCACCTTCGCGGTTTACACGCTCTTCCTCATCGCGCTCTCGGTGAAGGGAGTTGACAAGAAGAGGCTCTACATCGTCGGTCTCTCCTTCGTCGTCGCTGTTTACATCTCCTACTACACCCTCGGGCTGGGCCTAACGCTCATAGCCGGCAGAATTCCCCTGAGGTGGGCCGGCTACTTCGCAATAGCCTTTGGCCTCTACACGATTCTCACCGGCCTGGCCGAGCGTTCGAGGACCGGTGACAAAAGGGCCCTCCGCAGGAAGATGTTCTCGGCCGAGACAACGGTCATAGGGGCGCTCATACTCGGAATAAGCGTTTCAACAACCCTACTTCCGTGCTCCGCCGGACCCTACCTCGTCTACGCGGCCGTTATAGCCAGGGCCTCGACCGCGATGGTGTTCCTCCTCCTGGCTCTCTACAACCTCATATTCATCCTTCCCCTGCTCACGATACTGTTCGCGATGGGAAGCTTAAGGGAGAGCAAGGAGTTCTCGAGGGCCATGGTGAGGCACTCCGCCGAGCTCTCGGTTGTTGCCGGGCTTTTGCTCATCGCGATAGGCCTCTGGATCCTCGGTCTTTTCAGGCTTTAG
- a CDS encoding aminotransferase class V-fold PLP-dependent enzyme: MRIPEDVRKDIPLTGEVIYFDNTATSLTPKPVVEAMDEYYLRYRANVHRGVHRLSQMATHKYEESRKVVADFINAKFEEIAFTKNTSESLNLVALGLEDVFKPGDKIVTTPYEHHSDLLPWQRLAKKLNLRLEFIDGDDEGNLDLSDAEKKIKGAKLVAVQHVSNALGVIHEVEELGKMAEEEGAIFVVDAAQSAGHMEVDVRKLHADFLAFSGHKGPMGPTGIGVLYINEEFFDVFEPPLIGGGTIEDVDLDSYKLTEPPERFEAGTPNIGGAIGLAAGIRYIERIGLDRIERQERKLVKRTTEGLDELEIPWYGPRNLKKHAGVVSFNVPPLHPHDVAAILDENNIMVRSGHHCALPVMKKLGINGTVRASFHVYNSLEEVETFLGVLEELVKGLRA; encoded by the coding sequence GTGAGGATTCCGGAGGATGTTAGGAAGGACATACCGCTGACGGGCGAGGTTATCTACTTCGACAACACGGCAACCTCGTTAACGCCGAAGCCGGTCGTTGAGGCCATGGACGAGTACTACCTCAGATACCGCGCCAACGTCCACCGCGGTGTGCACAGGCTCTCCCAGATGGCGACGCACAAGTACGAGGAGAGCAGGAAAGTGGTTGCAGACTTCATCAACGCGAAGTTCGAGGAGATAGCGTTCACCAAGAACACGAGCGAGAGCCTCAACCTTGTCGCCCTCGGCCTTGAGGACGTCTTCAAGCCGGGGGACAAGATAGTCACGACCCCGTACGAGCACCACTCGGATTTACTTCCCTGGCAGAGGTTGGCTAAAAAGCTCAACCTCAGGCTCGAGTTCATTGACGGGGACGACGAGGGCAACCTCGATTTGAGCGATGCGGAAAAGAAGATTAAGGGAGCCAAGCTCGTCGCGGTTCAGCACGTTTCAAATGCGCTCGGTGTTATCCACGAGGTCGAGGAGCTCGGAAAGATGGCAGAGGAGGAAGGAGCGATATTCGTCGTCGATGCGGCACAGAGCGCCGGGCACATGGAGGTTGACGTTAGGAAACTACACGCGGACTTCCTGGCCTTTTCCGGCCACAAGGGGCCGATGGGACCGACGGGAATAGGCGTCCTTTACATTAACGAGGAGTTCTTTGACGTCTTCGAGCCGCCGCTAATCGGCGGTGGGACGATTGAGGACGTTGATTTGGATTCCTACAAGCTGACCGAGCCACCGGAGCGGTTCGAGGCCGGAACACCGAACATAGGCGGTGCGATAGGACTGGCTGCAGGAATAAGGTACATTGAGAGGATTGGGTTAGACAGAATCGAGAGGCAGGAGAGGAAGCTCGTTAAGCGCACTACGGAAGGCCTTGACGAGCTTGAGATTCCCTGGTACGGGCCGAGAAACCTCAAAAAGCACGCCGGAGTGGTTAGCTTCAACGTCCCGCCGCTTCACCCGCACGACGTCGCGGCGATACTCGACGAGAACAACATAATGGTTCGCTCCGGTCACCACTGCGCCCTGCCGGTGATGAAAAAGCTGGGGATAAACGGAACGGTGAGGGCTTCGTTCCACGTCTACAACAGCCTTGAGGAGGTCGAGACGTTCCTCGGCGTTCTTGAGGAGCTGGTTAAGGGGCTGAGGGCCTAA
- a CDS encoding HEPN domain-containing protein — MFDEEEYRRWMDQAEYTLRSAENDMRAGFYSWACFKAQQAGEYAVKALLYGMGVMAYGHSIKKLLDVLSQKIEVPSELFNRARLLDRHYIPPRYPDAYIEGSPYEYYGENDAREAINSAREIIEFIRRIAHEKIEKS; from the coding sequence ATGTTTGATGAAGAGGAATACAGACGATGGATGGACCAGGCTGAATACACACTCAGGAGTGCGGAGAACGATATGAGGGCGGGCTTCTACTCGTGGGCGTGCTTCAAAGCACAGCAGGCAGGGGAATACGCGGTTAAGGCCCTTCTTTACGGGATGGGCGTGATGGCTTACGGGCACTCAATAAAAAAGCTCCTCGATGTGTTATCGCAAAAAATAGAGGTTCCCAGCGAACTGTTCAACAGGGCAAGGCTACTTGACAGGCATTACATACCCCCCAGATATCCGGATGCGTACATAGAGGGTTCTCCTTACGAGTACTACGGCGAGAATGACGCCAGAGAGGCAATAAATTCGGCTAGGGAGATAATAGAGTTCATCAGGAGGATTGCACATGAGAAGATTGAAAAATCCTGA
- a CDS encoding ATP-NAD kinase family protein — MIGLIVNPIAGMGGRVALKGTDGVVEEAIRRGARPVSPDLVRLFLKELSHYPEARSITFLTGPGPLGEDYLREFGFRFEVIPLEFHHREINGVRIPDTSSEHTRRLAREMADKVKLIVFAGGDGTARDIVSVVGRKVPILGIPTGVKMYSGVFAVSPEKAAEVLVRFLRGEAKLEEREIRDIDEEAFRRDEIRAKTYGKALVPVVENLVQGSKEAIKADESEELETLAEALAEEILESEGIYFLGSGSTVKRIKDNLGIDGTLLGVDIVEVKDGKAKLLVKDATEKDLLRFVDRNPRVVVTVVGGANFLFGRGNQQFSAEVLRRIPRENVIVVATPDKLTGPIRVYTGDPEVDGKFRGYLRVRVSPWMEKLVKVA, encoded by the coding sequence GTGATAGGGCTAATAGTGAACCCCATAGCCGGAATGGGCGGGCGAGTGGCCCTCAAGGGCACCGATGGGGTGGTTGAGGAGGCCATCAGGCGGGGTGCCAGGCCGGTTTCTCCGGACCTCGTCAGGCTCTTTTTGAAGGAGCTGTCCCACTATCCCGAGGCCCGCTCGATAACCTTCCTCACCGGCCCCGGCCCGCTCGGCGAGGACTACCTTCGGGAGTTCGGCTTCCGCTTTGAGGTTATTCCCCTCGAGTTCCACCACCGCGAGATCAACGGCGTTAGGATTCCTGACACGAGCTCGGAGCACACCAGGAGGCTCGCCCGAGAGATGGCCGATAAAGTTAAGCTCATAGTCTTCGCCGGCGGCGACGGAACCGCCCGCGACATCGTCAGCGTGGTCGGTAGGAAGGTTCCAATCCTCGGGATTCCAACCGGGGTCAAGATGTACTCCGGCGTCTTCGCGGTTTCGCCGGAGAAGGCCGCGGAAGTCCTCGTTAGGTTCCTGCGCGGGGAAGCTAAACTCGAGGAGAGAGAAATCAGGGACATCGACGAAGAGGCTTTCAGAAGGGACGAGATTAGAGCTAAAACCTACGGAAAGGCCCTCGTTCCAGTCGTCGAGAACCTCGTGCAGGGGAGCAAGGAAGCTATCAAGGCCGACGAGAGCGAGGAGCTTGAGACCCTGGCGGAGGCTCTGGCTGAGGAAATCCTTGAAAGCGAGGGGATTTATTTCCTCGGCTCGGGCTCGACGGTGAAGAGGATAAAGGACAATCTCGGCATAGACGGGACGCTCCTCGGCGTCGATATCGTTGAGGTGAAGGACGGCAAGGCCAAGCTCCTCGTCAAGGACGCGACGGAGAAAGACCTGCTCCGGTTCGTCGATAGAAATCCCAGAGTGGTCGTCACCGTCGTTGGGGGGGCCAACTTCCTCTTCGGCAGGGGCAACCAGCAGTTCTCGGCCGAAGTCCTCAGGAGAATTCCGAGGGAGAACGTAATCGTCGTTGCAACGCCGGACAAGCTGACCGGTCCGATTCGCGTTTACACCGGTGACCCGGAGGTTGATGGGAAGTTCAGGGGCTACCTGCGGGTCCGCGTGAGTCCCTGGATGGAGAAGCTCGTGAAGGTGGCCTGA
- a CDS encoding ScpA family protein, giving the protein MESRFETEITPVDILLQLVKMGKVDPWNIDIVDLTEKYIKMLREMRELDLRVSARAILAASILVRMKTEALLSEDEEEEEEKGEERIRVEVEPLAPPIRRSERYYTFDDLIEALMDALEEAERRKPRKRKKENIEEQVFVVDDFRVDIEKHVHRLHGIVVKLYRETGKPIRFWDLVFDPSPKIVARTFLYLLFLSNMGKVELIQEEPFGEILVLPLDQDRSRPA; this is encoded by the coding sequence ATGGAATCGAGGTTTGAAACCGAGATAACTCCCGTGGATATACTGCTCCAGCTGGTCAAAATGGGAAAAGTCGACCCCTGGAACATAGACATAGTGGACCTGACCGAGAAGTACATAAAGATGCTGCGCGAGATGAGGGAGCTCGACCTCAGGGTTTCCGCGAGGGCCATTTTAGCGGCTTCAATCCTCGTCAGGATGAAGACCGAGGCCCTTCTGAGCGAGGACGAAGAGGAGGAAGAGGAGAAAGGCGAAGAGAGGATCAGGGTGGAGGTTGAGCCCCTCGCACCGCCGATAAGGAGATCGGAGCGCTATTACACCTTCGACGACCTCATAGAGGCCCTCATGGATGCACTCGAGGAAGCGGAGAGAAGAAAGCCGAGGAAGCGGAAGAAGGAGAACATAGAGGAGCAGGTCTTTGTGGTTGATGACTTCCGCGTCGACATTGAGAAGCACGTCCACAGACTGCACGGCATAGTGGTGAAGCTCTACCGCGAAACAGGGAAGCCGATAAGGTTCTGGGACCTCGTCTTCGATCCGAGCCCGAAGATAGTGGCGAGGACCTTCCTCTACCTCCTCTTCCTCTCGAACATGGGGAAGGTAGAGCTCATTCAGGAGGAGCCCTTCGGGGAGATCCTTGTTCTTCCACTCGATCAAGATCGCAGCCGGCCAGCGTGA
- a CDS encoding DUF5658 family protein, giving the protein MKGKVYLLAFVALALIDALTTWFGVRMGFVEANGIIAERLRNPVLFFGSYALFTALGAGVIVVSIRLERLSPAFRLVVIGMIILKAVPAVNNLLLLAGISRSSVLLTTAEPLLRAPYAANLP; this is encoded by the coding sequence ATGAAGGGAAAAGTTTACCTGCTTGCCTTCGTGGCCCTCGCGCTCATCGACGCGCTCACAACGTGGTTCGGTGTTAGAATGGGCTTTGTCGAAGCCAACGGGATAATAGCCGAAAGACTGAGGAACCCGGTTCTTTTCTTCGGCAGCTACGCCCTCTTTACCGCGCTCGGCGCCGGCGTTATCGTCGTCTCGATCAGGCTGGAAAGGCTCAGCCCCGCTTTCAGGCTTGTGGTGATCGGGATGATCATCCTCAAAGCGGTTCCGGCAGTTAACAACCTCCTTCTCCTCGCGGGGATTTCGAGGTCAAGCGTCCTTCTAACGACTGCGGAGCCGCTGTTAAGAGCCCCATACGCAGCCAATCTGCCATGA